In Candidatus Methylomirabilota bacterium, one DNA window encodes the following:
- a CDS encoding PaaI family thioesterase: MADDLVATVRERARRNRFWAHLGVQVDDAREGWVRLRLAVRDDLCNDTGAPLHGGIYSALVDMAVGGALGTYAAPASGGLDQTTLDLNVSFLAGIREGEIVAEGAILRKGRTIAFGEARITDTAGRLLAIGRATYMLLSRT; this comes from the coding sequence GTGGCGGACGACCTCGTGGCCACCGTCCGTGAGCGCGCCCGACGCAACCGCTTCTGGGCCCACCTGGGCGTGCAGGTGGACGACGCGCGGGAAGGCTGGGTGCGGCTGCGCCTGGCCGTCCGCGACGACCTCTGCAACGATACCGGCGCCCCGCTGCACGGCGGCATCTATTCCGCACTGGTCGACATGGCGGTGGGCGGCGCCCTGGGCACCTACGCGGCTCCGGCCAGCGGCGGGCTCGATCAGACCACGCTCGACCTCAACGTCAGCTTCCTGGCCGGGATCCGCGAGGGCGAGATCGTGGCCGAGGGCGCCATTTTGAGGAAGGGCCGCACCATCGCCTTCGGGGAGGCCCGGATCACCGACACCGCCGGCCGACTGCTCGCGATCGGCCGCGCCACCTACATGCTCCTCAGCCGGACGTGA